A genomic region of Acidimicrobiales bacterium contains the following coding sequences:
- the kdpC gene encoding K(+)-transporting ATPase subunit C, with translation MRRQLFPALMMMVIFTVVAGLIYPLAVTGVAQVAFKDKADGSLVENADGEVVGSSLIGQTFVEPQYFHPRPSAAGDGYDPTLSSGSNLGPTNDKLLVGEVDDPATDDVDESFDGIEQRAAAYRDENDLADDEAVPVDAVTASSSGLDPHISIANARLQAARVADERGLGVDEVLDLVDDHTDGRALGFIGEKAVNVLELNLALDQATES, from the coding sequence ATGCGTCGTCAGCTGTTCCCCGCCCTCATGATGATGGTGATCTTCACGGTCGTCGCCGGGCTCATCTATCCCCTGGCCGTCACCGGGGTCGCCCAGGTGGCGTTCAAGGACAAGGCCGACGGCTCGCTGGTCGAGAACGCCGACGGCGAGGTCGTCGGCTCCAGCCTCATCGGCCAGACCTTCGTCGAGCCGCAGTACTTCCACCCGCGGCCCTCGGCGGCGGGCGACGGCTACGACCCCACGCTCAGCTCGGGATCGAACCTCGGCCCGACCAACGACAAGCTCCTCGTCGGCGAGGTGGACGACCCGGCCACCGACGACGTCGACGAGAGCTTCGACGGCATCGAGCAACGGGCCGCCGCCTACCGCGACGAGAACGACCTGGCCGACGACGAGGCCGTCCCCGTCGACGCGGTCACCGCCTCGTCGTCGGGCCTCGACCCGCACATCTCGATAGCCAACGCCCGCCTCCAGGCCGCCCGGGTGGCCGACGAGCGGGGCCTGGGCGTCGACGAGGTCCTCGACCTGGTGGACGACCACACCGACGGCCGGGCCCTCGGGTTCATCGGGGAGAAGGCCGTCAACGTGCTCGAGCTCAACCTCGCCCTCGACCAGGCCACCGAGAGCTGA
- the kdpB gene encoding potassium-transporting ATPase subunit KdpB, translating into MSTTTTPERAEERGGSQRAQSRSLFDPTIVRGALVDSVRKLHPRVQARNPVMFVVLVGSVLTTILFFRDVGDSTAQQNVFTGLVALFLWFTVLFANFAEAMAEGRGKAQAATLRKTRAETMANRRGRDGTIESVPSSQLDKGDVVVVSAGEMIPSDGEIIEGIASVDESAITGESAPVIREAGGDRSAVTGGTRVLSDQIVVRITARAGETFLDRMIALVEGAERQKTPNEIALNILLAGLTIIFLLAVVTLQPFAIYSDAEQEVVVLVALLVCLIPTTIGALLSAIGIAGMDRLVQHNVLAMSGRAVEAAGDCSTLLLDKTGTITLGNRQAAEFLPLPGIAEDRLAAAAQLASLADETPEGRSIVVLAKQRFNVRERDVGNATLVPFTAQTRMSGLDLDGQSVRKGATDSLKRWVVELGGTVPDALDPLVEGVATGGGTPLAVAEVSAAGAPPEVLGVVHLKDVVKEGIRQRFEQLRAMGLRTVMITGDNPLTAQAIATEAGVDDFLAEATPEDKMALIRKEQEGGRLVAMTGDGTNDAPALAQADVGVAMNTGTQAAKEAGNMVDLDSNPTKLIEIVEIGKQLLITRGSLTTFSIANDVAKYFAIIPAMFSGFAGLGALDDLNIMGLESQRSAILSAVVFNALIIVVLIPLSLRGVKFRAESAAVMLRRNLLIYGLGGIIAPFVGIKAIDILISALGVS; encoded by the coding sequence ATGAGCACAACGACCACACCGGAGCGAGCAGAGGAGCGCGGCGGCTCGCAACGAGCCCAGAGCCGCTCCCTGTTCGACCCCACCATCGTCAGAGGCGCGCTGGTGGACAGCGTCCGCAAGCTCCACCCGCGCGTCCAGGCCCGCAACCCGGTCATGTTCGTGGTCCTCGTGGGCAGCGTCCTCACGACGATCCTGTTCTTCCGGGACGTCGGCGACTCGACCGCGCAGCAGAACGTGTTCACCGGCCTCGTGGCCCTGTTCCTCTGGTTCACGGTCCTGTTCGCCAACTTCGCCGAGGCCATGGCCGAGGGCCGCGGCAAGGCCCAGGCGGCGACGCTGCGCAAGACCCGGGCCGAGACCATGGCCAACCGTCGCGGCCGCGACGGCACGATCGAGTCGGTGCCGTCGTCGCAGCTCGACAAGGGCGACGTCGTCGTCGTGTCGGCCGGGGAGATGATCCCGTCCGACGGCGAGATCATCGAGGGCATCGCCTCGGTCGACGAGTCGGCCATCACCGGCGAGTCCGCCCCCGTCATCCGGGAGGCCGGCGGCGACCGTTCGGCGGTCACCGGCGGCACCCGGGTGCTGTCGGACCAGATCGTGGTCCGCATCACCGCCAGGGCCGGCGAGACGTTCCTCGACCGGATGATCGCCCTGGTCGAGGGCGCCGAGCGGCAGAAGACACCGAACGAGATCGCGCTCAACATCCTGTTGGCCGGCCTCACGATCATCTTCCTGCTGGCCGTCGTGACCCTGCAGCCCTTCGCCATCTACTCGGACGCCGAGCAGGAGGTGGTGGTGCTGGTGGCCCTGCTGGTCTGCCTGATCCCCACCACGATCGGCGCGCTGCTCTCGGCGATCGGCATCGCCGGCATGGACCGCCTGGTGCAGCACAACGTGCTCGCCATGTCGGGCCGGGCCGTCGAAGCCGCCGGCGACTGCTCCACGCTGCTGCTCGACAAGACCGGCACGATCACGCTCGGCAACCGCCAGGCCGCCGAGTTCCTCCCCCTGCCCGGCATCGCCGAGGACCGGTTGGCGGCCGCCGCGCAGCTGGCCAGCCTGGCCGACGAGACGCCCGAGGGCCGCTCGATCGTCGTGCTGGCCAAGCAGCGGTTCAACGTCCGCGAGCGCGACGTCGGCAACGCCACCCTCGTGCCGTTCACCGCCCAGACCCGCATGAGCGGGCTCGACCTCGACGGCCAGTCGGTGCGCAAGGGCGCCACCGACTCGCTCAAGCGCTGGGTCGTCGAGCTGGGGGGCACGGTGCCCGACGCCCTCGATCCCCTCGTCGAGGGCGTCGCCACCGGCGGCGGCACCCCCCTGGCGGTCGCCGAGGTGTCGGCGGCCGGAGCGCCACCCGAGGTGCTCGGCGTCGTCCACCTGAAGGACGTGGTCAAGGAGGGCATCCGGCAGCGCTTCGAGCAACTGCGGGCCATGGGCCTGCGCACGGTGATGATCACCGGCGACAACCCGCTGACCGCCCAGGCCATCGCCACCGAGGCCGGCGTCGACGACTTCCTCGCCGAGGCCACCCCCGAGGACAAGATGGCCCTCATCCGCAAGGAGCAGGAGGGCGGGCGGCTCGTCGCCATGACCGGTGACGGCACCAACGACGCCCCCGCCCTGGCGCAGGCCGACGTTGGTGTCGCCATGAACACCGGCACCCAGGCCGCCAAAGAGGCCGGCAACATGGTCGACCTCGACTCCAACCCGACGAAGCTCATCGAGATCGTCGAGATCGGCAAGCAGCTGCTCATCACCCGCGGCTCGCTGACCACGTTCTCGATCGCCAACGACGTCGCCAAGTACTTCGCCATCATCCCGGCGATGTTCTCCGGCTTCGCCGGCCTCGGGGCGCTCGACGACCTCAACATCATGGGCCTCGAGTCGCAGCGCTCGGCGATCCTCTCCGCGGTCGTCTTCAACGCCCTGATCATCGTGGTGCTGATCCCGCTGTCGCTGCGGGGCGTGAAGTTCCGGGCCGAGAGCGCCGCGGTGATGCTGCGCCGCAACCTGCTCATCTACGGCCTCGGCGGCATCATCGCCCCCTTCGTCGGGATCAAGGCCATCGACATCCTCATCTCTGCATTGGGAGTCTCGTGA
- the kdpA gene encoding potassium-transporting ATPase subunit KdpA, translating into MTSAAWLQFGVLVVLLCLTAPPLGRYMAAVYGDTGDDDEEAKKAPGDRFFSVVERPIYRLCRIDPAREQRWTVYAYSVLAFSVISLLLLYVQLRVQSSLPFNPTDMPAVGEHLSFNTAVSFATNTNWQSYGGEATMSHLSQMVGLGVHNFVSAAAGMAVMAALIRGLARRRASTLGNFWVDLTRTMVRILLPGCFVFALALVSQGVIQNFDGFTSVATVEGASQVIPGGPVASQIAIKQLGTNGGGFFNVNSAHPFENSTPFNNLLETYAIAIIPFALAFTYGYMVKDRRQGRTVFAVMAGIWLLMSVAAMALETNGNPEIDQFAVDQTATADQGGGNMEGKEVRFGSAASGLWLATTTGTSNGSVNSMHDSATPLGGGVAMTHMMLGEVSPGGVGVGLNGILIMVILAVFIAGLMVGRTPEYLGKKIQAPEMKLVVLYVLAMPAVLLGFAAASVLLDSAQTTNNPGAHGLSEILYALTSAANNNGSAFAGLTTATQWYDTVMGLTMLVGRFFLIIPVLAIAGAMARKQPAPETAGTFPTHTPLFGGLVIGVVAIVAGLTFFPALALGPIVEQLSI; encoded by the coding sequence CCGCGGTCTACGGCGACACCGGCGACGACGACGAGGAGGCCAAGAAGGCCCCCGGCGACCGCTTCTTCAGCGTGGTCGAGCGGCCCATCTACCGCCTCTGCCGGATCGACCCCGCGCGGGAGCAGCGCTGGACCGTCTACGCCTACTCGGTGCTGGCGTTCAGCGTGATCTCCCTGCTCCTGCTCTACGTGCAGCTGCGGGTGCAGAGCTCCCTGCCGTTCAACCCGACCGACATGCCGGCCGTCGGCGAGCACCTGTCGTTCAACACGGCGGTCAGCTTCGCCACCAACACGAACTGGCAGTCCTACGGCGGCGAGGCGACGATGAGCCACCTCAGCCAGATGGTCGGCCTGGGCGTGCACAACTTCGTGTCCGCCGCCGCCGGCATGGCGGTGATGGCGGCGCTGATCCGGGGCCTGGCCCGCCGGCGGGCGTCGACCCTCGGCAACTTCTGGGTCGACCTCACCCGCACCATGGTGCGGATCCTGCTGCCGGGGTGCTTCGTGTTCGCACTGGCCCTCGTCAGCCAGGGTGTGATCCAGAACTTCGACGGCTTCACCAGCGTGGCGACCGTCGAGGGTGCCAGCCAGGTGATCCCCGGCGGCCCGGTGGCCAGCCAGATCGCCATCAAGCAGCTGGGCACCAACGGCGGCGGGTTCTTCAACGTGAACTCGGCGCACCCGTTCGAGAACTCCACCCCGTTCAACAACCTCCTCGAGACCTACGCCATCGCGATCATCCCGTTCGCCCTGGCCTTCACCTACGGCTACATGGTGAAGGACAGGCGCCAGGGCCGCACGGTGTTCGCGGTCATGGCGGGGATCTGGCTGCTGATGTCGGTCGCCGCCATGGCGCTGGAGACCAACGGCAACCCCGAGATCGACCAGTTCGCCGTCGACCAGACGGCCACGGCCGACCAGGGCGGCGGGAACATGGAGGGCAAGGAGGTCCGCTTCGGGTCCGCCGCGTCCGGCTTGTGGCTGGCGACGACGACCGGGACGTCGAACGGCTCGGTCAACTCCATGCACGACAGCGCCACCCCGTTGGGCGGTGGCGTGGCGATGACCCACATGATGCTGGGCGAGGTCAGCCCCGGCGGCGTGGGCGTGGGGCTCAACGGCATCCTGATCATGGTGATCCTGGCGGTGTTCATCGCCGGCCTGATGGTCGGACGCACACCGGAGTACCTGGGCAAGAAGATCCAGGCGCCCGAGATGAAGCTGGTCGTGCTGTACGTCCTGGCGATGCCGGCGGTGCTGCTGGGCTTCGCGGCGGCGTCGGTGCTGCTCGACTCGGCCCAAACGACCAACAACCCAGGGGCCCACGGGCTGTCCGAGATCCTCTACGCACTGACCTCGGCGGCCAACAACAACGGCTCGGCGTTCGCCGGCCTGACCACCGCCACGCAGTGGTACGACACCGTGATGGGCCTGACCATGCTGGTCGGCCGGTTCTTCCTCATCATCCCGGTGCTCGCCATCGCCGGAGCGATGGCCCGCAAGCAGCCGGCCCCCGAGACGGCGGGCACCTTCCCGACCCACACCCCGCTGTTCGGCGGTCTGGTGATCGGCGTGGTCGCCATCGTCGCCGGCCTGACCTTCTTCCCTGCGCTGGCGCTCGGCCCCATCGTCGAGCAGCTGTCGATCTAG